A single window of Chloroflexota bacterium DNA harbors:
- a CDS encoding YebC/PmpR family DNA-binding transcriptional regulator, with protein MSGHSHWATIKRTKGVADARRGQLFTKLGREIEIAARDGGGDPASNFRLRLAIDKARQAAMPKENIERAILRGTGQLKGEAIEAIQYEGYGPQGIAMIVEVLTNNRNRAVSEVRRVFSRHGGNLGATGSVAWMFERKGYISIVPDDGNAEELALAAIDAGAEDVKVDKDLVEVFTKAEDLQKVKERLEQQKISFTSAQLSWVPKTMARIDEKATIQNMRLIEALEELDDVQQVYSNLEISDEVMAAYEAEQ; from the coding sequence ATGTCTGGACATTCGCATTGGGCCACGATCAAACGCACTAAAGGCGTGGCTGACGCCAGACGGGGACAATTGTTCACCAAATTGGGTCGAGAGATCGAAATTGCCGCCCGCGATGGCGGAGGCGACCCTGCTTCCAACTTTCGCTTGCGGCTTGCTATAGATAAAGCTAGACAGGCCGCTATGCCCAAAGAGAACATCGAGCGCGCTATTTTGCGCGGAACTGGTCAACTAAAGGGCGAAGCCATAGAGGCAATTCAATACGAAGGCTATGGCCCCCAGGGAATCGCCATGATCGTCGAGGTGCTTACAAACAACCGCAATCGTGCTGTCTCTGAAGTACGGAGGGTTTTCTCCCGACATGGTGGAAACTTGGGTGCAACAGGCTCCGTTGCCTGGATGTTCGAACGCAAAGGCTATATCAGTATTGTACCGGATGATGGAAATGCTGAAGAGCTGGCACTTGCGGCCATTGACGCTGGCGCTGAAGATGTGAAGGTGGACAAAGACTTGGTCGAGGTTTTTACCAAGGCCGAGGACCTGCAGAAAGTCAAAGAGAGATTGGAACAACAGAAAATCTCGTTTACCAGCGCACAATTATCGTGGGTGCCCAAAACCATGGCGCGCATTGACGAGAAGGCAACGATTCAGAACATGCGTCTGATCGAAGCGCTGGAGGAATTGGATGATGTGCAGCAAGTCTACTCCAACCTCGAGATCAGCGACGAAGTCATGGCTGCGTATGAGGCAGAGCAGTAG
- the ruvC gene encoding crossover junction endodeoxyribonuclease RuvC, translated as MVILGVDPGVAITGYGIIRLDGDAVHSIAYGTIATPSHLALPLRLQHLYRELRNLIDTYHPAEASVEELFFARNVRTALSVGHARGVILLALAHAGLPTYEYTPLQVKQSITGYGLASKEQMQQMVRLLLKLEDIPKPDDAADALAVAICHAHSFSMALRVAQGSKDIEREQ; from the coding sequence ATAGTCATACTGGGCGTTGACCCCGGCGTAGCCATTACCGGTTATGGTATTATACGCTTGGATGGGGATGCTGTGCACTCCATAGCATATGGCACAATCGCCACGCCATCCCATCTTGCTTTACCACTCAGGTTACAACACCTCTACCGCGAGTTGCGCAATCTGATTGACACCTATCATCCAGCAGAGGCTTCGGTTGAGGAGTTGTTCTTCGCTCGGAATGTGCGCACAGCATTGTCTGTAGGACACGCCAGAGGGGTCATCCTGCTGGCTTTAGCCCATGCCGGGTTGCCGACATACGAGTACACGCCCCTGCAAGTGAAACAGAGCATCACCGGTTACGGACTGGCAAGCAAGGAACAAATGCAGCAGATGGTACGTCTCTTGCTTAAGCTAGAAGACATCCCTAAACCGGATGATGCTGCTGATGCGCTGGCGGTGGCTATCTGCCATGCCCATTCGTTCTCCATGGCCTTGCGGGTGGCACAAGGCAGCAAGGACATAGAAAGGGAGCAATGA
- the ruvA gene encoding Holliday junction branch migration protein RuvA — MIATLEGRISALGENYVIVNVGGVGFKVYVPPNIQDRLGGVGNKVSLFTHLHVRENELELYGFVTPEELTLFELLLGVPGIGPKVASRIVSIMSVETLREAIARGDAAILTRIPGIGKKTAERLMVDLKDKLGVELEFAAYPELTHADAEVISALTSLGYSITEAQSALRSLPRESLPLEEKVRLALQYFARE; from the coding sequence ATGATCGCTACGCTCGAAGGACGAATATCCGCGCTGGGTGAGAACTACGTTATCGTGAACGTTGGTGGTGTGGGGTTCAAGGTTTATGTGCCACCCAATATACAGGACCGCCTAGGCGGGGTAGGAAACAAGGTTAGTCTGTTCACGCATCTGCATGTGCGAGAAAACGAACTCGAGCTCTATGGTTTTGTTACCCCTGAAGAACTGACACTGTTCGAGCTACTCTTAGGAGTGCCCGGCATTGGCCCAAAAGTGGCCTCCAGAATCGTCTCCATCATGTCTGTGGAAACTTTGCGGGAAGCGATTGCTCGGGGAGATGCCGCGATATTGACACGTATCCCTGGGATTGGGAAAAAGACGGCAGAGCGGCTAATGGTTGACCTGAAAGACAAGCTCGGCGTGGAATTGGAGTTTGCCGCCTATCCAGAGCTGACACATGCAGATGCCGAGGTCATTTCGGCATTGACCTCGCTTGGCTACAGTATCACAGAGGCACAGTCAGCTTTGCGCTCGCTCCCGCGAGAGAGCTTACCCCTAGAAGAAAAGGTGCGCCTAGCGTTGCAGTACTTTGCGCGAGAGTGA